The Betta splendens chromosome 4, fBetSpl5.4, whole genome shotgun sequence genome contains a region encoding:
- the ankrd24 gene encoding ankyrin repeat domain-containing protein 24 isoform X1 encodes MDPQQPVCSLMKRFCTCLSLLPLPGQDWSKSDERLLQAVEQNEPDKVSALIAKKGLCPTKLDAEGKSAFHLCASRGRLDCLEVIIAHGADINAPDGVGFSALHLAAKHGQPECVKRLLQERMEVDGTDSIGRTALHHAAVAGCLSCTETLWDFKASLDVQDSDGATPLILAAQMSRVELCAFLLGRGADANIQDNQGRSALMLACESDSAETTAVLLRGGADTQLVDGLGHKAADYSQSAGNQRVVHMLQDGVLPASEAAGEEIQGLPPSPQPRTRPPSAQSPEPQSPAASPQPSQVEDEEVFEEIRKLRLERGRLLQKIKSLEQQQQSAMSALEELSQLKQRLEQAEAERDKLLEELREGHGIGVSDSEDMDEMLDFPEKLLSKRSRAISAQDELSSPAPAASAGPSPADPGTVAELHKQIEELASQNSELVLKVQMLEMYEKDDTDMQMSSTDFVPLAQYETLQKELEALQERLSQAQALDEASSVAEERNEKPQGDAEGVEALKEKLHGLEEQLASSKSELEELKEQMRLGVLSVECVDGDTLTAGAGPAGRSGVEEEGLRQEAQQLRARVAELEEELANRAGDEGGESSSDSDTVKQLTEKVEALQAALDQKESTQGEGKEEEAGLRGRVAELEAALAESGPPAREGAVGDEVRRLQERVGELEAELRRRVPRSELEEVQVTLGLQCEQLARERADVARRLNDALLELERGRPPPRGGEEEQEEEEEEHSESSERSLASELSRFSLAAVREELEAARQEAAQALECLCAEREGRAQDALQLKDALPLSEHREALSAVSEQLAQTLQELQEERSLRRQAEERAAALEATLQSTHDAVPKEEHEKIKAELQRALQASESSAAAAQDALTEKEMELRELKSQKAAERGLISKEEHEALRLSLQAEINAATARFNDLTRKHEKTCTEVFQVQREALFNKSERQAAESQLVRVQQQLAELQAQSSHIQELHKEIQNSQGLVKEKDRKITELSKEVFRLKEALGALSPPLGLTSASSSPPHHVNPGQQMALQNRISILSQQLQDWERKHKQVVAVYRSHLLAAVQGRMDEEVQGLLLQILRMTQQGQ; translated from the exons ATGGATcctcagcagcctgtgtgtAGCCTGATGAAGCGCTTCTGTACTTGTCTcagcctgctgccgctgcca GGCCAGGACTGGAGCAAGAGCGATGAGAGGCTCctgcaggctgtggagcagAACGAGCCCGACAAAGTCTCCGCTCTCATCGCCAAGAAAGGCCTCTGTCCCACCAAGCTGGATGCTGAGGGGAAGTCGGC GTTCCACCTCTGTGCATCCCGGGGTCGACTGGACTGTCTGGAGGTCATCATCGCTCACGGAGCTGATATTAATGCCCCTGACGGTGTCG GCTTCAGCGCCCTTCACCTCGCCGCCAAGCACGGTCAGCCAGAGTGCGTGAAGAGGCTGTTACAG GAGAGAATGGAAGTAGACGGCACCGACAGCATTGGAAGGACGGCGCTTCATCACGCAG CGGTCGCTGGCTGTCTGTCCTGCACTGAAACCCTGTGGGACTTTAAGGCCAGTCTGGACGTCCAGGACAGC GACGGGGCCACACCCCTGATCCTGGCGGCCCAGATGAGCAGAGTGGAGCTCTGCGCTTTCCTGTTGGGACGAGGTGCCGACGCCAACATACAGGACAACCAGGGAAG ATCTGCACTGATGTTAGCCTGCGAGAGCGACAGCGCTGAAACCACAGCGGTTCTGCTCCGAGGCGGCGCCGACACACAGCTGGTCGACGGCCTGGGGCACAAAGCCGCCGACTACAGCCAAAGCGCAGGCAACCAGCGCGTGGTGCACATGCTGCAGGACGGAGTCCTCCCAG CGTCTGAGGCCGCGGGCGAGGAG ATTCAAGGTCTGCCACCATCGCCCCAGCCCCGGACCCGTCCTCCGTCGGCTCAGTCCCCTGAGCCCCAGTCCCCCGCTGCCTCTCCACAGCCATCACAG gtggaggatgaggaggtctTCGAGGAGATACGGAAGCTGCGTTTGGAGAGGGGCCGTCTGCTCCAGAAGATCAAATCGctggagcagcaacagcagagtgccATGTCCGCCTTGGAAGAG CTGTCGCAGCTCAAGCAGCGTCTGGAGCAAGCAGAGGCGGAGAGggacaagctgctggaggagctgagggagggcCATGGCATCGGGGTCAGTGACTCCGAAGACATGGATGAAATGCTGGACTTCCCAG AGAAGCTGCTCTCCAAACGCTCCAGAGCCATATCTGCTCAGGATGAGCTCAGCTCTCCAGCCCCCGCGGCCTCGGCCGGCCCGTCTCCTGCAGACCCAGGAACCGTCGCAGAGCTGCACAAGCAGATAGAGGAGCTCGCGTCACAAAACTCTGAACTTGTTCTGAAAGTGCAG ATGCTGGAGATGTACGAGAAGGACGACACCGACATGCAGATGTCCAGCACAGACTTTGTCCCCTTGGCTCAGTACGAGACCCTGCAGAAGGAGCTCGAAGCCCTGCAGGAGCGTCTGTCTCAGGCCCAGGCTTTGGACGAGGCCTCCAGTGTGGCTGAGGAGCG TAATGAGAAGCCTCAGGGAGATGCAGAGGGCGTTGAGGCTCTGAAGGAGAAGTTGCACGGACTGGAGGAGCAGTTGGCCTCCTCCAAGTCTGAACTTGAGGAGTTAAAGGAGCAGATGCGCCTCGGTGTGCTCTCCGTGGAGTGTGTGGACGGAGACACTCTCACAGCAGGTGCTGGGCCTGCAGGCCGGtctggggtggaggaggagggcctgCGCCAGGAGGCACAGCAGCTGAGAGCTAGGgtggcggagctggaggaggagctcgcCAACAGAGCGGGTGACGAGGGGGGTGAGAGTAGCTCAGACAGTGACACAGTCAAACAGCTGACGGAGAAAGTAGAGGCGCTGCAGGCTGCTCTGGACCAGAAGGAGTCCACGCAAGgagaagggaaggaggaggaagcaggccTCCGAGGCAgagtggctgagctggaggccgCGCTGGCAGAGAGCGGACCGccagcgagagagggagcggtCGGGGATGAGGTGCGACGCCTTCAGGAGCGCGTgggggagctggaggcggagctgaGGAGACGCGTGCCCCGCtccgagctggaggaggtgcaggtgaCCCTGGGCCTCCAGTGCGAGCAGCTGGCCAGGGAGAGGGCCGACGTGGCCCGGAGGCTCAACGACGCGctcctggagctggagagaggcCGGCCGCCCCCGCGTGGCGGcgaggaggagcaagaggaggaggaggaggagcactcGGAGAGTTCCGAGCGCTCGCTCGCATCAG AGCTCTCCAGATTCTCCCTGGCGGCggtgagagaggagctggaggcggccAGACAGGAGGCGGCCCAGGCCCTGGAGTGTCTGTGTGCGGAGCGCGAGGGCCGCGCTcaggacgcgctgcagctgaaggacGCGCTGCCGCTGTCCGAACACAGGGAGGCGCTCTCCGCGGTGTCAGAGCAGCTGgctcagacgctgcaggagctccaggaggagaggagcctcCGCCGCCAGGCCGAGGAGCGCGCCGCCGCGCTGGAGGCCACGCTGCAGAGCACGCACGATGCCGTCCCCAAAGAGGAGCACGAGAAGATAAAG GCAGAGCTCCAGCGCGCCCTGCAGGCCAGCGAGAGCAGCGCAGCGGCAGCCCAGGATGCTCTGACGGagaaggagatggagctgaGGGAGCTGAAGTCCCAGAAGGCGGCCGAGCGGGGCCTGATCTCCAAGGAGGAGCACGAGGCCCTGCGGCTGTCTCTGCAGGCGGAGATCAACGCAGCCACGGCGCGCTTCAATGATCTCACACGCAAACACGAGAAGACGTGcacggag GTGTTCCAGGTCCAGAGGGAGGCTCTCTTCAACAAGAGTGAGCGTCAGGCTGCAGAGTCCCAGCTGGTcagagtgcagcagcagctggccgaACTGCAGGCCCAGTCCAGTCacatccaggagctgcacaaGGAAATCCAGAACTCCCAGGGTCTGGTCAAAGAGAAGGACCGCAAG ATTACAGAACTGTCCAAGGAGGTGTTCCGGCTGAAGGAGGCCCTAGGAGCTCTGTCGCCTCCTCTTGGCCTCACGTCCGcgtcctcctcacccccccatCACGTCAACCCTGGGCAGCAGATGGCACTGCAGAACAGGATCTCTATACTGAGCCAGCAGCTTCAG GACTGGGAGAGGAAGCACAAACAGGTGGTGGCTGTGTACCGTTCCCATTTACTGGCAGCTGTACAG GGTCGCATGGACGAGGAGGTGCagggtctgctgctgcagatcctgAGGATGACGCAGCAGGGCCAGTAG
- the ankrd24 gene encoding ankyrin repeat domain-containing protein 24 isoform X2: MKSLKAKFKKNEGQDWSKSDERLLQAVEQNEPDKVSALIAKKGLCPTKLDAEGKSAFHLCASRGRLDCLEVIIAHGADINAPDGVGFSALHLAAKHGQPECVKRLLQERMEVDGTDSIGRTALHHAAVAGCLSCTETLWDFKASLDVQDSDGATPLILAAQMSRVELCAFLLGRGADANIQDNQGRSALMLACESDSAETTAVLLRGGADTQLVDGLGHKAADYSQSAGNQRVVHMLQDGVLPASEAAGEEIQGLPPSPQPRTRPPSAQSPEPQSPAASPQPSQVEDEEVFEEIRKLRLERGRLLQKIKSLEQQQQSAMSALEELSQLKQRLEQAEAERDKLLEELREGHGIGVSDSEDMDEMLDFPEKLLSKRSRAISAQDELSSPAPAASAGPSPADPGTVAELHKQIEELASQNSELVLKVQMLEMYEKDDTDMQMSSTDFVPLAQYETLQKELEALQERLSQAQALDEASSVAEERNEKPQGDAEGVEALKEKLHGLEEQLASSKSELEELKEQMRLGVLSVECVDGDTLTAGAGPAGRSGVEEEGLRQEAQQLRARVAELEEELANRAGDEGGESSSDSDTVKQLTEKVEALQAALDQKESTQGEGKEEEAGLRGRVAELEAALAESGPPAREGAVGDEVRRLQERVGELEAELRRRVPRSELEEVQVTLGLQCEQLARERADVARRLNDALLELERGRPPPRGGEEEQEEEEEEHSESSERSLASELSRFSLAAVREELEAARQEAAQALECLCAEREGRAQDALQLKDALPLSEHREALSAVSEQLAQTLQELQEERSLRRQAEERAAALEATLQSTHDAVPKEEHEKIKAELQRALQASESSAAAAQDALTEKEMELRELKSQKAAERGLISKEEHEALRLSLQAEINAATARFNDLTRKHEKTCTEVFQVQREALFNKSERQAAESQLVRVQQQLAELQAQSSHIQELHKEIQNSQGLVKEKDRKITELSKEVFRLKEALGALSPPLGLTSASSSPPHHVNPGQQMALQNRISILSQQLQDWERKHKQVVAVYRSHLLAAVQGRMDEEVQGLLLQILRMTQQGQ, from the exons GGCCAGGACTGGAGCAAGAGCGATGAGAGGCTCctgcaggctgtggagcagAACGAGCCCGACAAAGTCTCCGCTCTCATCGCCAAGAAAGGCCTCTGTCCCACCAAGCTGGATGCTGAGGGGAAGTCGGC GTTCCACCTCTGTGCATCCCGGGGTCGACTGGACTGTCTGGAGGTCATCATCGCTCACGGAGCTGATATTAATGCCCCTGACGGTGTCG GCTTCAGCGCCCTTCACCTCGCCGCCAAGCACGGTCAGCCAGAGTGCGTGAAGAGGCTGTTACAG GAGAGAATGGAAGTAGACGGCACCGACAGCATTGGAAGGACGGCGCTTCATCACGCAG CGGTCGCTGGCTGTCTGTCCTGCACTGAAACCCTGTGGGACTTTAAGGCCAGTCTGGACGTCCAGGACAGC GACGGGGCCACACCCCTGATCCTGGCGGCCCAGATGAGCAGAGTGGAGCTCTGCGCTTTCCTGTTGGGACGAGGTGCCGACGCCAACATACAGGACAACCAGGGAAG ATCTGCACTGATGTTAGCCTGCGAGAGCGACAGCGCTGAAACCACAGCGGTTCTGCTCCGAGGCGGCGCCGACACACAGCTGGTCGACGGCCTGGGGCACAAAGCCGCCGACTACAGCCAAAGCGCAGGCAACCAGCGCGTGGTGCACATGCTGCAGGACGGAGTCCTCCCAG CGTCTGAGGCCGCGGGCGAGGAG ATTCAAGGTCTGCCACCATCGCCCCAGCCCCGGACCCGTCCTCCGTCGGCTCAGTCCCCTGAGCCCCAGTCCCCCGCTGCCTCTCCACAGCCATCACAG gtggaggatgaggaggtctTCGAGGAGATACGGAAGCTGCGTTTGGAGAGGGGCCGTCTGCTCCAGAAGATCAAATCGctggagcagcaacagcagagtgccATGTCCGCCTTGGAAGAG CTGTCGCAGCTCAAGCAGCGTCTGGAGCAAGCAGAGGCGGAGAGggacaagctgctggaggagctgagggagggcCATGGCATCGGGGTCAGTGACTCCGAAGACATGGATGAAATGCTGGACTTCCCAG AGAAGCTGCTCTCCAAACGCTCCAGAGCCATATCTGCTCAGGATGAGCTCAGCTCTCCAGCCCCCGCGGCCTCGGCCGGCCCGTCTCCTGCAGACCCAGGAACCGTCGCAGAGCTGCACAAGCAGATAGAGGAGCTCGCGTCACAAAACTCTGAACTTGTTCTGAAAGTGCAG ATGCTGGAGATGTACGAGAAGGACGACACCGACATGCAGATGTCCAGCACAGACTTTGTCCCCTTGGCTCAGTACGAGACCCTGCAGAAGGAGCTCGAAGCCCTGCAGGAGCGTCTGTCTCAGGCCCAGGCTTTGGACGAGGCCTCCAGTGTGGCTGAGGAGCG TAATGAGAAGCCTCAGGGAGATGCAGAGGGCGTTGAGGCTCTGAAGGAGAAGTTGCACGGACTGGAGGAGCAGTTGGCCTCCTCCAAGTCTGAACTTGAGGAGTTAAAGGAGCAGATGCGCCTCGGTGTGCTCTCCGTGGAGTGTGTGGACGGAGACACTCTCACAGCAGGTGCTGGGCCTGCAGGCCGGtctggggtggaggaggagggcctgCGCCAGGAGGCACAGCAGCTGAGAGCTAGGgtggcggagctggaggaggagctcgcCAACAGAGCGGGTGACGAGGGGGGTGAGAGTAGCTCAGACAGTGACACAGTCAAACAGCTGACGGAGAAAGTAGAGGCGCTGCAGGCTGCTCTGGACCAGAAGGAGTCCACGCAAGgagaagggaaggaggaggaagcaggccTCCGAGGCAgagtggctgagctggaggccgCGCTGGCAGAGAGCGGACCGccagcgagagagggagcggtCGGGGATGAGGTGCGACGCCTTCAGGAGCGCGTgggggagctggaggcggagctgaGGAGACGCGTGCCCCGCtccgagctggaggaggtgcaggtgaCCCTGGGCCTCCAGTGCGAGCAGCTGGCCAGGGAGAGGGCCGACGTGGCCCGGAGGCTCAACGACGCGctcctggagctggagagaggcCGGCCGCCCCCGCGTGGCGGcgaggaggagcaagaggaggaggaggaggagcactcGGAGAGTTCCGAGCGCTCGCTCGCATCAG AGCTCTCCAGATTCTCCCTGGCGGCggtgagagaggagctggaggcggccAGACAGGAGGCGGCCCAGGCCCTGGAGTGTCTGTGTGCGGAGCGCGAGGGCCGCGCTcaggacgcgctgcagctgaaggacGCGCTGCCGCTGTCCGAACACAGGGAGGCGCTCTCCGCGGTGTCAGAGCAGCTGgctcagacgctgcaggagctccaggaggagaggagcctcCGCCGCCAGGCCGAGGAGCGCGCCGCCGCGCTGGAGGCCACGCTGCAGAGCACGCACGATGCCGTCCCCAAAGAGGAGCACGAGAAGATAAAG GCAGAGCTCCAGCGCGCCCTGCAGGCCAGCGAGAGCAGCGCAGCGGCAGCCCAGGATGCTCTGACGGagaaggagatggagctgaGGGAGCTGAAGTCCCAGAAGGCGGCCGAGCGGGGCCTGATCTCCAAGGAGGAGCACGAGGCCCTGCGGCTGTCTCTGCAGGCGGAGATCAACGCAGCCACGGCGCGCTTCAATGATCTCACACGCAAACACGAGAAGACGTGcacggag GTGTTCCAGGTCCAGAGGGAGGCTCTCTTCAACAAGAGTGAGCGTCAGGCTGCAGAGTCCCAGCTGGTcagagtgcagcagcagctggccgaACTGCAGGCCCAGTCCAGTCacatccaggagctgcacaaGGAAATCCAGAACTCCCAGGGTCTGGTCAAAGAGAAGGACCGCAAG ATTACAGAACTGTCCAAGGAGGTGTTCCGGCTGAAGGAGGCCCTAGGAGCTCTGTCGCCTCCTCTTGGCCTCACGTCCGcgtcctcctcacccccccatCACGTCAACCCTGGGCAGCAGATGGCACTGCAGAACAGGATCTCTATACTGAGCCAGCAGCTTCAG GACTGGGAGAGGAAGCACAAACAGGTGGTGGCTGTGTACCGTTCCCATTTACTGGCAGCTGTACAG GGTCGCATGGACGAGGAGGTGCagggtctgctgctgcagatcctgAGGATGACGCAGCAGGGCCAGTAG